Proteins encoded within one genomic window of Amycolatopsis sp. 2-15:
- a CDS encoding potassium-transporting ATPase subunit C has protein sequence MNSLVKQTWAGLRVIIAMTVLLGLIYPLAVWAIGRIPGLQSNAEGSVVTQNGQAVGSSLIGIDPVAADPAHDPWFHNRPSALSKDALGPADPSSSGASNKGPFNEDLVKSITERKDAIAKRENVAPAQVPADAVTASGSGLDPSISVAYADLQIPRVAKNTGLSEDKVRELVTANTTGAGIGVPGANVLLLNLAVHSAAPGAH, from the coding sequence ATGAACTCATTGGTCAAGCAGACCTGGGCGGGGCTGCGCGTCATCATCGCGATGACCGTGCTGCTCGGGCTGATCTACCCGCTCGCCGTGTGGGCGATCGGGCGGATCCCGGGCCTGCAGTCGAACGCGGAAGGCTCGGTCGTCACGCAGAACGGGCAGGCCGTGGGGTCGTCGCTGATCGGGATCGACCCGGTCGCCGCCGACCCGGCGCACGACCCCTGGTTCCACAACCGGCCCTCGGCGTTGTCGAAGGACGCGCTGGGTCCCGCCGACCCGTCCAGCTCCGGTGCGTCGAACAAGGGCCCGTTCAACGAGGACCTCGTCAAGAGCATCACCGAGCGCAAAGACGCCATCGCGAAGCGGGAGAACGTCGCCCCGGCCCAGGTGCCGGCCGACGCCGTGACCGCTTCCGGTTCCGGCCTCGACCCGTCGATCAGCGTCGCCTATGCCGACCTGCAGATCCCGCGCGTCGCGAAGAACACGGGGCTGAGCGAGGACAAGGTGCGCGAGCTGGTGACGGCCAACACGACGGGTGCCGGAATCGGTGTCCCCGGGGCGAACGTGCTGCTGCTCAACTTGGCCGTGCATTCCGCTGCGCCAGGAGCACACTGA
- a CDS encoding response regulator yields the protein MSSDKAATVLVVDDEPQIVRALRINLNARGYKVITAHDGTAALKAVAETKPDVVVLDLGLPDLDGTEVIAGLRGWTTVPIIVLSARGDSADKVQALDAGADDYVTKPFGMDELLARLRAAVRRSTVAGPDGAEAVVDTGSFTIDLAAKKVRRDGREVHLTKTEWGVLELLVRNRGRLVAQKQLLHEVWGPSYETESHYLRVYLAQLRRKLEPEPSRPRHLLTEPGMGYRFEV from the coding sequence ATGAGTTCCGACAAAGCGGCGACCGTGCTGGTGGTCGACGACGAACCGCAGATCGTGCGCGCGTTGCGGATCAACCTCAACGCCCGCGGGTACAAGGTGATCACGGCGCACGACGGCACCGCGGCGCTCAAGGCCGTGGCCGAGACCAAACCCGACGTGGTGGTGCTCGACCTCGGGCTGCCCGACCTCGACGGCACCGAGGTGATCGCCGGCCTGCGCGGCTGGACCACCGTGCCGATCATCGTGCTCTCGGCGCGCGGCGACTCGGCCGACAAGGTCCAGGCGCTCGATGCCGGCGCCGACGACTACGTGACCAAACCGTTCGGCATGGACGAGCTGCTCGCCCGGCTGCGGGCCGCGGTGCGGCGCTCCACAGTGGCCGGCCCCGACGGCGCGGAAGCCGTGGTGGACACCGGGTCGTTCACGATCGACCTGGCGGCGAAGAAGGTCCGCCGCGACGGGCGCGAGGTGCACCTGACCAAGACCGAGTGGGGAGTGCTGGAGCTGCTGGTGCGCAACCGCGGCCGGCTGGTGGCGCAGAAGCAGCTCCTGCACGAGGTGTGGGGCCCGTCGTACGAGACGGAGTCGCACTACCTGCGCGTGTACCTGGCGCAGCTGCGGCGGAAGCTGGAGCCGGAGCCCTCACGCCCGCGGCACCTGCTGACGGAACCCGGGATGGGGTACCGCTTCGAGGTCTGA
- the smc gene encoding chromosome segregation protein SMC, whose product MHLKSLTLKGFKSFASATTLRFEPGITCVVGPNGSGKSNVLDALRWVMGTQGAKDLRGGKMEDVIFAGTAGRAPLGRAEVTLTIDNADGALPIEYSEVSITRRMFRDGASEYEINGDRCRLMDVQELLSDSGIGREMHVIVGQGQLSAILESKPEERRAFIEEAAGVLKHRKRKEQTLRKLANMQGNLDRLGDLTTELRRQLKPLGKQAEIARKAQSVQSELRDSRLRLLADDLVTQRGAIAREEADERTARQRRTEVEQALEVVAAEETELEASLAEDAPKLQTAQETWYKLSALAERLRGTVRLAVERQRHLSSDVSAPTGGRDPEELLAEAEQVAEREQELNEAVMEARELLAETVLRREDLEQRVQAAERAHWAAVRAIADRREGMAKLTGQVEALRSKNGATADEIDRLSVSLQESAERAEIALEELEEAKAEGGVEESDDADLMQRHDRAVEANNAAKARVEELVKAERATEREISSERARVEALSMGLKRKDGAGALLGASHELPGLLGSVAALLTVEPGHEVALAAALGPVADAVAVAGGEQALTALKYLKDTDSGRAGIVLGSYGSSVDTSSWPMLPYGARWAREVVTAPEQLRPAVEQALDKLALVDDLDVARQLVASHPDVRAVTGEGDVFGARWVAGGSAARESVIEVQAAVDEAGERLRAAERALERHTAELEGARAEQQARREEVGQAKDALGDAKVRKARSSERLNRMQQAARSAQAEVDRLAGQRAKVEQSREQALAQLAELEERLAAVAEQPVEDDPDTAERDEAVEQLAVVRQEEMEARLAQRTSEERARSIAGRAESLRRAARAEQEARERAAKAREARERGAAIANAVVNAGELALERIEHSVQRAAAERDEAQAQRQTRETALTAVRAKVRELSGELEKLTDAVHRDEVLRAEQRLRLETLEAKIAEDFGIGLTDLVQEYGPDVPVPPSAGEMAEYEAAKERGEAVTPPPPMPYDRDTQARRAKRAEKDLTLLGKVNPLALEEFAALEERYKFLSTQLEDLKDTRKDLEAVIRQVDEKILEVFASAYADVAREFETVFSVLFPGGEGRMVLTQPNDLLATGVDVEARPPGKKVKRLSLLSGGEKSLVAVGMLVAIFRARPSPFYVMDEVEAALDDTNMRRLIGLLEQLRDSSQLIIITHQKPTMEIADALYGVSMQGDGITKVISQRLRAEDEEPVPAI is encoded by the coding sequence GTGCACCTGAAAAGCTTGACGCTGAAGGGTTTCAAGTCCTTCGCCTCGGCCACCACGCTGCGGTTCGAACCAGGGATCACGTGCGTGGTCGGGCCCAACGGTTCGGGCAAGTCCAACGTCCTCGACGCGCTGCGCTGGGTCATGGGCACCCAGGGCGCGAAAGACCTGCGCGGCGGCAAGATGGAAGACGTCATCTTCGCCGGCACCGCGGGCCGCGCCCCGCTGGGCCGCGCGGAGGTCACGCTCACCATTGACAACGCCGACGGCGCGCTGCCGATCGAGTACTCCGAGGTGTCCATCACGCGCCGCATGTTCCGCGACGGCGCGAGCGAGTACGAGATCAACGGCGACCGCTGCCGCCTGATGGACGTGCAGGAACTGCTGTCGGACTCCGGTATCGGCCGCGAGATGCACGTCATCGTCGGGCAGGGTCAGCTCTCGGCGATCCTCGAGTCAAAGCCCGAAGAGCGCCGCGCGTTCATCGAGGAGGCCGCGGGCGTCCTCAAGCACCGCAAGCGCAAGGAACAGACCTTGCGCAAGCTCGCGAACATGCAGGGCAACCTCGACCGCCTCGGTGACCTCACCACCGAGCTGCGCCGCCAGCTCAAGCCGCTGGGCAAGCAGGCCGAGATCGCGCGCAAGGCCCAGTCGGTGCAGTCCGAGCTGCGCGACTCCCGCCTGCGCCTGCTGGCCGACGACCTGGTGACCCAGCGCGGCGCCATCGCCCGCGAAGAGGCCGACGAGCGCACCGCCCGCCAGCGCCGTACCGAGGTGGAGCAGGCCCTGGAGGTCGTGGCCGCCGAAGAGACGGAGCTGGAGGCCTCGCTCGCCGAGGACGCGCCGAAGCTGCAGACCGCGCAGGAGACCTGGTACAAGCTCTCCGCGCTGGCCGAGCGCCTGCGCGGCACCGTGCGCCTCGCCGTGGAGCGTCAGCGCCACCTGTCCTCCGACGTGTCGGCTCCGACCGGCGGTCGTGACCCGGAGGAGCTGCTGGCCGAGGCCGAGCAGGTCGCCGAGCGCGAGCAGGAGCTCAACGAGGCCGTGATGGAGGCCAGGGAGCTGCTGGCCGAGACCGTGCTGCGGCGCGAGGACCTCGAACAGCGCGTGCAGGCCGCCGAACGCGCCCACTGGGCCGCGGTGCGGGCCATCGCCGACCGCCGCGAGGGCATGGCGAAGCTGACCGGCCAGGTCGAGGCGCTGCGCAGCAAGAACGGCGCCACCGCCGACGAGATCGACCGCCTGTCGGTGTCGCTGCAGGAGTCCGCCGAGCGCGCGGAGATCGCGCTGGAGGAGCTCGAAGAGGCCAAGGCCGAGGGCGGTGTCGAGGAGTCCGACGACGCGGACCTGATGCAGCGCCACGACCGCGCGGTCGAGGCCAACAACGCCGCCAAGGCGCGCGTCGAAGAGCTGGTGAAGGCCGAGCGCGCCACGGAACGCGAGATCTCCTCGGAGCGGGCGCGGGTCGAGGCGCTGTCGATGGGTCTCAAGCGCAAGGACGGCGCCGGTGCGCTGCTGGGCGCGTCGCACGAGCTGCCGGGCCTGCTGGGCTCGGTCGCCGCGCTGCTCACGGTGGAGCCGGGGCACGAGGTGGCGCTGGCCGCCGCGCTCGGGCCGGTGGCCGACGCCGTGGCCGTGGCCGGCGGCGAGCAGGCGCTGACCGCGCTGAAGTACTTGAAGGACACCGATTCCGGCCGCGCGGGCATCGTGCTGGGCAGCTACGGGTCCAGTGTGGACACGTCGTCGTGGCCGATGCTTCCGTACGGCGCCCGCTGGGCCCGTGAGGTCGTGACGGCGCCGGAGCAGCTGCGCCCGGCCGTGGAACAGGCGCTGGACAAGCTGGCGCTGGTCGACGACCTCGACGTGGCGCGTCAGCTGGTGGCGAGCCACCCGGACGTGCGTGCGGTCACGGGCGAGGGAGACGTGTTCGGCGCCCGCTGGGTCGCCGGTGGTTCGGCCGCGCGCGAGAGCGTGATCGAGGTCCAGGCCGCGGTCGACGAGGCGGGCGAGCGGCTGCGCGCGGCCGAGCGCGCGCTGGAGCGCCACACCGCCGAGCTCGAAGGCGCCCGGGCCGAGCAGCAGGCCCGGCGCGAAGAGGTCGGCCAGGCCAAGGACGCCCTCGGCGACGCGAAGGTCCGCAAGGCGCGTTCGTCGGAGCGGCTGAACCGGATGCAGCAGGCCGCGCGGTCGGCGCAGGCCGAGGTCGATCGCCTCGCCGGGCAGCGCGCGAAGGTGGAGCAGAGCCGCGAGCAGGCGCTGGCGCAGCTGGCCGAGCTGGAGGAGCGACTCGCCGCCGTCGCCGAGCAGCCGGTCGAGGACGACCCGGACACGGCCGAGCGCGACGAGGCCGTGGAACAGCTCGCCGTGGTCCGCCAGGAGGAGATGGAGGCGCGGCTCGCGCAGCGCACCTCCGAGGAGCGGGCGCGCAGCATCGCCGGGCGCGCCGAGTCGCTGCGTCGCGCGGCCCGTGCCGAGCAAGAGGCCCGGGAACGCGCCGCCAAGGCCCGCGAAGCGCGGGAGCGGGGCGCCGCGATCGCCAACGCCGTGGTCAACGCCGGTGAGCTCGCGCTGGAACGCATCGAGCACTCCGTGCAGCGCGCGGCCGCCGAACGAGACGAAGCGCAGGCGCAGCGCCAGACCCGCGAGACCGCGCTCACCGCGGTGCGGGCCAAGGTCCGCGAGCTGTCCGGCGAGCTCGAGAAGCTGACCGACGCCGTGCACCGCGACGAGGTCCTGCGCGCCGAGCAGCGGCTGCGGCTGGAGACGCTCGAGGCCAAGATCGCCGAGGACTTCGGCATCGGCCTCACCGACCTGGTCCAGGAGTACGGCCCCGACGTGCCGGTGCCGCCGAGCGCGGGCGAGATGGCCGAGTACGAGGCGGCCAAGGAGCGCGGCGAGGCCGTGACCCCGCCGCCGCCCATGCCCTACGACCGCGACACGCAGGCCCGCCGCGCCAAGCGCGCGGAGAAGGACCTGACGCTGCTGGGCAAGGTCAACCCGCTGGCGCTGGAGGAGTTCGCGGCGCTGGAGGAGCGCTACAAGTTCCTCTCGACCCAGCTCGAGGACCTCAAGGACACGCGCAAGGACCTCGAAGCCGTGATACGGCAGGTCGACGAGAAGATCCTTGAGGTCTTCGCCTCGGCCTACGCCGACGTGGCGCGTGAGTTCGAAACCGTGTTCAGCGTGCTGTTCCCGGGTGGCGAGGGCCGCATGGTGCTCACCCAGCCCAACGACCTGCTCGCCACGGGCGTCGACGTGGAGGCACGCCCGCCGGGCAAGAAGGTGAAGCGGCTGTCGCTGCTGTCGGGTGGCGAGAAGTCGCTGGTGGCCGTGGGCATGCTGGTGGCCATCTTCCGTGCCCGCCCCTCACCCTTCTACGTGATGGACGAGGTCGAGGCGGCGCTCGACGACACCAACATGCGCCGGCTGATCGGGCTGCTGGAGCAGCTGCGCGACTCGTCGCAGCTGATCATCATCACCCACCAGAAGCCGACCATGGAGATCGCCGACGCGCTCTACGGCGTGAGCATGCAGGGCGACGGCATCACGAAGGTGATCTCGCAGCGCCTGCGCGCCGAAGACGAAGAGCCGGTGCCCGCGATCTGA
- the kdpB gene encoding potassium-transporting ATPase subunit KdpB, with protein MTVTETPRSPLEDRQHHAENAGRVGAGAFNARQLWLSLPEALRKLNPKHQLKNPVMFVVWAGSALTTVFAIVEPSVFAILVAVWLWLTVLFANLAEAVAEGRGKAQAESLRRSKKETVARRLTEDGSEESVPGVDLRVGDLVVVEAGQIIPGDGDVVEGIATVDESAITGESAPVIRESGGDRSAVTGGTTVLSDRIVVKITTKPGESFVDRMIALVEGASRQKTPNEIALTILLSTLTIIFLLAVVALQPMAGYSGKEQSVIVLTALLVCLIPTTIGALLSAIGIAGMDRLVQRNVLATSGRAVEAAGDVSTLLLDKTGTITFGNRKATELIPVGGSTMDDLARAARLSSLADGTPEGRSIIELIAANHGLPETAGDNEKLAEFVPFTAQTRMSGVDLGDREVRKGATSAVRQWVRERGGAMPDETERIVDEISQQGGTPLVVAENTAGNAFVRGVIRLSDVVKPGMKERFEELRSMGIKTVMITGDNPLTAKAIAEDAGVDDYLAEAKPEDKMALIKKEQEGGRLVAMTGDGTNDAPALAQSDVGVAMNTGTSAAKEAGNMVDLDSNPTKLIEIVEIGKQLLITRGALTTFSVANDLAKYFAILPAMFTSIFAQLGALNIMHLATPQSAILSAVIFNALIIVGLIPLALRGVRYRPSSASALLRRNLLIYGLGGIVSPFLGIWVIDLIVRHIPGIG; from the coding sequence ATGACAGTCACCGAAACCCCACGAAGTCCCCTGGAAGACCGGCAGCACCACGCGGAGAACGCGGGCCGCGTCGGAGCGGGCGCGTTCAACGCGCGCCAGCTCTGGCTCTCGTTGCCCGAGGCGCTGCGCAAGCTCAACCCCAAGCACCAGCTGAAGAACCCCGTGATGTTCGTGGTGTGGGCCGGTTCGGCGCTCACCACGGTGTTCGCGATCGTCGAGCCGAGCGTGTTCGCGATCCTCGTCGCGGTGTGGCTGTGGCTCACCGTGCTGTTCGCGAACCTCGCCGAGGCCGTCGCCGAAGGACGCGGCAAGGCGCAGGCAGAGTCGCTGCGCAGGTCCAAAAAGGAGACGGTCGCGCGGCGGCTGACCGAAGACGGCTCCGAGGAGAGCGTGCCCGGGGTCGACCTGCGCGTCGGCGACCTGGTCGTCGTCGAGGCCGGCCAGATCATCCCGGGTGACGGTGACGTCGTCGAGGGCATCGCGACCGTCGACGAGTCGGCCATCACGGGCGAGTCGGCGCCGGTCATCCGCGAGTCGGGCGGCGACCGCTCGGCCGTGACGGGTGGCACCACCGTGCTGTCCGACCGGATCGTCGTGAAGATCACCACCAAGCCCGGTGAGTCCTTCGTGGACCGCATGATCGCGTTGGTGGAAGGCGCTTCCCGGCAGAAGACGCCCAACGAGATCGCGCTGACGATCCTGCTCTCGACCCTGACCATCATCTTCCTGCTCGCCGTGGTGGCGCTGCAGCCGATGGCCGGGTACTCGGGCAAGGAGCAGTCGGTGATCGTGCTGACGGCGCTGCTCGTCTGCCTGATCCCGACCACGATCGGCGCGCTGCTGAGCGCCATCGGCATCGCGGGCATGGACCGGCTGGTGCAGCGCAACGTGCTCGCTACGTCCGGGCGCGCGGTGGAAGCCGCGGGCGACGTCTCGACGCTGCTGCTCGACAAGACGGGCACGATCACCTTCGGCAACCGCAAGGCCACCGAACTGATCCCCGTCGGCGGGTCCACGATGGACGATCTGGCCCGCGCGGCCCGGCTGTCCAGCCTCGCCGACGGCACGCCCGAGGGCCGCAGCATCATCGAGCTGATCGCGGCCAACCACGGCCTGCCCGAAACCGCCGGCGACAACGAGAAGCTCGCCGAGTTCGTGCCGTTCACGGCGCAGACCCGGATGAGCGGTGTCGACCTCGGCGACCGCGAGGTCCGCAAGGGCGCCACCTCGGCCGTGCGCCAGTGGGTGCGCGAGCGAGGCGGGGCGATGCCGGACGAGACCGAGCGGATCGTCGACGAGATCAGCCAGCAGGGCGGGACGCCGCTGGTGGTCGCCGAAAACACCGCCGGCAACGCGTTCGTGCGCGGTGTGATCCGGCTGTCCGACGTGGTCAAGCCGGGCATGAAGGAACGGTTCGAAGAACTGCGTTCGATGGGCATCAAGACGGTGATGATCACGGGTGACAACCCGCTCACCGCCAAGGCCATCGCCGAGGACGCGGGCGTCGACGACTACCTCGCCGAGGCCAAGCCCGAGGACAAGATGGCGCTCATCAAGAAGGAGCAGGAAGGCGGGCGGCTCGTCGCGATGACGGGTGACGGCACGAACGACGCTCCCGCGCTGGCGCAGTCGGACGTCGGCGTCGCGATGAACACGGGCACGTCGGCCGCGAAGGAGGCCGGCAACATGGTCGACCTCGACTCGAACCCGACGAAGCTCATCGAGATCGTGGAGATCGGCAAGCAGCTGCTCATCACGCGCGGCGCGCTCACCACGTTCAGCGTCGCGAACGACCTCGCGAAGTACTTCGCCATCCTGCCCGCGATGTTCACGTCCATCTTCGCCCAGCTGGGCGCGCTGAACATCATGCATCTGGCGACACCCCAGTCGGCCATCCTCTCGGCCGTCATCTTCAACGCACTGATCATCGTCGGCCTGATCCCGCTGGCCCTGCGGGGCGTGCGGTACCGGCCGTCGTCGGCTTCCGCGCTGCTGCGCCGGAATCTGCTGATCTACGGCCTCGGCGGCATCGTGAGCCCGTTCCTCGGCATCTGGGTGATCGACCTGATCGTGCGCCACATCCCTGGAATCGGGTGA
- a CDS encoding acylphosphatase encodes MSEEETHIRLAAWVHGHVQGVGFRWWTRSRALELGLVGFARNLSDGRVEVVAEGGRDHCERLLATLRSGESPGSVDHVVERWSPAKGGLTGFVER; translated from the coding sequence GTGAGTGAGGAAGAAACACACATCCGGTTGGCGGCGTGGGTTCACGGGCACGTGCAGGGGGTCGGTTTCCGCTGGTGGACCCGGAGCCGCGCGCTGGAGCTCGGCCTGGTCGGGTTCGCCCGCAACTTGTCCGACGGCCGTGTCGAGGTGGTAGCGGAGGGTGGTCGAGACCACTGTGAGCGGTTGTTGGCCACCCTGCGGTCGGGAGAATCACCCGGAAGTGTGGATCACGTCGTCGAGCGCTGGAGCCCGGCGAAGGGCGGTCTGACGGGCTTCGTCGAGCGCTGA
- a CDS encoding DUF3455 domain-containing protein, with protein sequence MHLTSARHRMAGLDQAGTMKRISLALAAGSMILLGGATACSSGSSDGAGQGGAANAAGSQAAPAQTGAQSSTPSAADTQGGAQAGSPEIVEAPAAVQVPPGNKRVANFRGEGVQIYGCTDGAWKLIKPSAIMTEGTKSVALHDAGPIWTSTVDGSTVAATAVPGKAVQHTDAIPEILLKSDKDTGKGVFGTVTYIQRLATKGGLAPTGACNAGDVTATPYSAEYAFWAAN encoded by the coding sequence GTGCACCTGACGAGCGCCCGCCACCGGATGGCGGGCCTGGATCAGGCGGGGACGATGAAGCGGATTTCTCTGGCACTGGCGGCAGGTTCGATGATCCTCCTGGGCGGTGCGACGGCGTGCTCTTCGGGCTCGTCGGACGGTGCCGGACAGGGTGGCGCGGCGAACGCGGCCGGTTCGCAGGCAGCTCCGGCGCAGACCGGAGCGCAGAGCAGCACGCCGAGCGCGGCCGACACCCAGGGCGGCGCGCAAGCCGGTTCGCCCGAGATCGTCGAAGCTCCCGCGGCGGTGCAGGTGCCGCCGGGCAACAAGCGCGTGGCCAACTTCCGCGGCGAAGGCGTGCAGATCTACGGCTGCACCGACGGCGCGTGGAAGCTGATCAAGCCGTCGGCCATCATGACCGAGGGCACCAAGTCCGTGGCCCTGCACGACGCGGGCCCGATCTGGACGTCCACTGTGGACGGCAGCACGGTCGCTGCCACCGCCGTGCCGGGCAAGGCCGTGCAGCACACCGACGCGATCCCGGAGATCCTGCTCAAGTCCGACAAGGACACCGGCAAGGGCGTGTTCGGCACCGTCACCTACATCCAGCGCCTCGCCACCAAGGGCGGGCTCGCGCCGACGGGCGCGTGCAACGCGGGTGACGTGACCGCCACGCCGTACTCGGCCGAGTACGCGTTCTGGGCCGCGAACTGA
- a CDS encoding sensor histidine kinase: MSTPSTTPKPRRGELRIYLGAAPGVGKTFAMLGEARRRLERGTDVVVGLVETHGRQKTADLLDGLEIVPRRTVSHRGHEFAEMDLEAILKRAPEVVVIDELAHTNVPGARHDKRWQDVEELLESGIDVLSTVNVQHLQSLNDVVERITGVTQQETVPDEVVRKAEQLELVDITPEALRRRLAHGNVYPAERIDAALGNYFRPGNLTALRELALLWVADQVDVALQRYRAEQKITDTWEARERVVVSITGGPESETLIRRASRIATRAGAELQVVHILRGDGLSGLGPTAMARSRTLAEEVGATFHAVVGDDVPTALLDFARGVNATQLVIGTSRRSRVARLFDEGIGAAVVQQSGSIDVHMVTHSYAGGRLRARLGASPLAPSRLVLGWVLSLALPILATGLGVLLRDTVEFSTDVILYVLATVIVALVGGLGPAVLAAVFGAGLLNFFFTPPLYTLNVHSPQNVVTLVAMIVVAVLVALVVASAARRGSQAARARTEAALLASYARTVLTNPNPIERLLEKVRENFGLTSVTLLEKKNGAWQKVAIAGQFPCADPDEADVDIAVTADVHLTLRGRALPAADRRVLDAVAGQALLALRQQRMAAAAAAAERKAEATELRTTLLSAVGHDLRTPLTSIKAAIGSLRAPDLSLSEEDTGELLEAIELSADRLAGLIDNLLDSSRLATGAVTPHLRPVGYDEVVAHALSNVDDSRDVKVGVDVSLPSVLADPGLLERVIANVLDNALRHGGGVVSARASAHSEYVELRIVDHGRGLKKGTADSAFAPFQRLGGDRDSTPGVGLGLSVAKGFIEAMGGSIRAEDTPGGGLTVVISLPAYTGQNPDKDLLKIDEAADEAVEGAST, encoded by the coding sequence GTGAGCACACCGAGCACGACCCCGAAGCCGCGCCGAGGAGAACTGCGGATCTACCTCGGCGCGGCTCCGGGCGTGGGCAAGACTTTCGCGATGCTGGGCGAGGCCCGCCGCCGGCTGGAACGCGGGACCGACGTCGTGGTGGGCCTCGTGGAGACCCACGGCCGGCAGAAGACCGCCGACCTGCTCGACGGCCTCGAGATCGTGCCCCGGCGCACGGTCAGCCACCGCGGGCACGAGTTCGCGGAGATGGACCTCGAAGCGATCCTGAAGCGGGCGCCCGAGGTGGTCGTGATCGACGAGCTGGCGCACACCAACGTGCCCGGCGCGCGCCACGACAAGCGCTGGCAGGACGTGGAGGAGCTGCTCGAGTCGGGGATCGACGTGCTGTCCACGGTCAACGTGCAGCACCTGCAGAGCCTCAACGACGTTGTCGAGCGCATCACCGGCGTCACGCAGCAGGAGACGGTTCCAGACGAGGTCGTGCGCAAGGCCGAGCAGTTGGAGCTCGTGGACATCACGCCGGAGGCGCTGCGGCGCCGGCTCGCGCACGGCAACGTCTACCCGGCCGAGCGCATCGACGCCGCGCTGGGCAACTACTTCCGGCCCGGCAACCTCACCGCGCTGCGCGAGCTGGCGCTGCTGTGGGTCGCCGACCAGGTCGACGTCGCCCTGCAGCGCTACCGCGCCGAGCAGAAGATCACCGACACGTGGGAGGCGCGCGAACGCGTCGTCGTGTCCATCACCGGCGGACCCGAGAGCGAGACGCTCATCCGGCGCGCGAGCCGCATCGCCACACGCGCGGGCGCGGAGCTGCAGGTGGTGCACATCCTGCGGGGCGACGGGCTGTCCGGCCTCGGGCCTACGGCCATGGCCCGCAGCCGCACGCTGGCCGAGGAGGTCGGGGCCACGTTCCACGCGGTCGTCGGCGACGACGTGCCGACCGCATTGCTGGACTTCGCGCGCGGGGTCAACGCCACGCAGCTCGTGATCGGCACCTCGCGCCGGTCGCGGGTGGCGCGGCTGTTCGACGAGGGCATCGGCGCGGCCGTGGTGCAGCAGTCCGGCTCGATCGACGTGCACATGGTCACGCACTCCTACGCCGGTGGCCGGCTGCGGGCACGGCTCGGTGCGAGCCCGCTGGCGCCGTCGCGGCTCGTGCTGGGCTGGGTGCTGAGCCTGGCGCTGCCGATTCTCGCGACCGGCCTGGGCGTGCTGCTGCGCGACACCGTCGAGTTCTCCACCGACGTGATCCTCTACGTGCTCGCGACGGTGATCGTCGCGCTCGTGGGCGGGCTCGGCCCGGCGGTGCTCGCGGCGGTGTTCGGAGCGGGCCTGCTCAACTTCTTCTTCACGCCACCGCTGTACACGCTCAACGTGCACAGCCCGCAGAACGTGGTCACGCTTGTGGCGATGATCGTGGTCGCCGTGCTGGTGGCCCTCGTCGTCGCCTCGGCGGCCCGGCGCGGCAGCCAGGCCGCGCGGGCGCGCACGGAAGCCGCGCTGCTGGCGTCGTACGCGCGCACGGTGCTGACCAACCCGAACCCGATCGAGCGGCTGCTGGAGAAGGTGCGGGAGAACTTCGGCCTCACGTCGGTCACGTTGCTGGAGAAGAAGAACGGCGCGTGGCAGAAGGTTGCGATCGCCGGGCAGTTCCCGTGCGCCGACCCGGACGAGGCCGATGTGGACATCGCGGTGACGGCCGATGTCCACCTGACCCTGCGCGGCCGGGCGCTGCCCGCGGCCGACAGGCGGGTGCTGGACGCCGTGGCCGGGCAGGCGCTGCTCGCGCTGCGCCAGCAACGGATGGCCGCGGCCGCCGCGGCGGCCGAGCGCAAGGCCGAGGCGACGGAGCTGCGCACCACGCTGCTCTCGGCCGTCGGCCACGACCTGCGCACGCCGTTGACGTCCATCAAGGCGGCGATCGGCAGCCTGCGCGCGCCGGACCTGTCACTGTCCGAGGAGGACACGGGCGAGCTGCTGGAGGCCATCGAGCTCTCGGCCGACCGGCTCGCCGGGCTCATCGACAACCTGCTCGACTCCTCCCGCTTGGCCACCGGCGCGGTCACGCCGCACCTACGGCCGGTGGGCTACGACGAGGTGGTGGCCCACGCATTGTCCAATGTGGACGACTCGCGCGACGTGAAGGTGGGCGTCGACGTGAGCCTGCCTTCGGTGCTGGCCGATCCCGGCTTGCTCGAACGGGTGATCGCCAACGTCCTCGACAACGCCCTGCGCCACGGCGGTGGCGTGGTCTCGGCACGGGCGAGCGCGCACTCGGAGTACGTGGAGCTGCGGATCGTGGACCACGGCCGCGGCCTGAAGAAAGGCACGGCGGACTCGGCGTTCGCGCCGTTCCAGCGGCTCGGCGGCGACCGCGACTCGACGCCCGGCGTGGGGCTCGGGCTGTCGGTCGCGAAGGGCTTCATCGAGGCGATGGGCGGCAGCATCCGGGCCGAGGACACGCCGGGCGGCGGCCTCACCGTGGTGATCTCGCTGCCCGCCTACACCGGGCAGAATCCGGACAAGGACCTCCTCAAGATCGACGAGGCCGCGGACGAGGCTGTGGAGGGAGCGAGCACATGA